One genomic segment of Dysosmobacter sp. Marseille-Q4140 includes these proteins:
- the argC gene encoding N-acetyl-gamma-glutamyl-phosphate reductase produces MKPKVYIDGKEGTTGLQIYDRLAARDDIDLLLIDEDKRKDTDERKKLLNAADIVFLCLPDAAAVEAVGLVENPDTRIIDASTAHRTAPGWVYGFPELKPGQRQAIAASKRVANPGCHATGFISVTAPLVELGLLPKDADLSCFSLTGYSGGGKKMIAQYEAEDRDAALSAPCPYGLGQGHKHLPEMQKICGLAKAPVFVPIVDDYYKGMATTVALHRSQLRAVPSLHALWRAYADYYAGQAMVHVDPDPAESPAAKLYANAMAGRNDLRIVVAGSDEAFTVTALFDNLGKGASGAAVQNMNILLGLPETTGLL; encoded by the coding sequence TTGAAACCGAAGGTCTATATCGACGGCAAGGAGGGCACCACCGGCCTCCAGATTTACGACCGGCTCGCGGCCCGGGACGACATCGACTTGCTGCTGATCGACGAGGACAAGCGCAAGGACACGGATGAGCGGAAGAAACTGCTCAACGCCGCCGACATCGTCTTTCTCTGCCTGCCGGACGCAGCGGCCGTGGAGGCCGTGGGCCTGGTGGAGAACCCGGACACCCGCATCATCGACGCCTCCACCGCCCACCGCACCGCCCCCGGCTGGGTCTACGGCTTTCCGGAGCTGAAGCCCGGCCAGCGCCAGGCCATCGCGGCGTCCAAGCGGGTGGCCAACCCCGGCTGCCATGCCACGGGCTTCATCAGCGTGACGGCACCCCTGGTGGAACTGGGATTGCTGCCCAAAGACGCGGACCTCAGCTGCTTCTCTCTCACCGGCTACTCCGGCGGCGGCAAGAAGATGATCGCCCAGTATGAGGCGGAGGACCGGGACGCGGCCCTCTCCGCCCCCTGTCCCTACGGTCTGGGCCAGGGCCACAAGCACCTGCCGGAGATGCAGAAGATCTGCGGTCTTGCCAAAGCCCCGGTGTTCGTGCCCATCGTGGACGACTACTACAAGGGCATGGCCACCACCGTGGCCCTGCACCGCAGCCAGCTGCGGGCGGTGCCCAGTCTCCACGCCCTGTGGCGGGCCTACGCCGACTACTACGCGGGGCAGGCCATGGTCCACGTGGACCCGGACCCGGCGGAATCGCCCGCGGCCAAGCTGTACGCAAACGCCATGGCCGGCCGGAACGACCTCCGGATCGTGGTGGCGGGCAGCGATGAGGCCTTCACGGTCACGGCCCTGTTCGACAACCTGGGCAAAGGCGCGTCCGGCGCCGCTGTCCAGAACATGAACATTCTTTTGGGCCTTCCTGAGACTACCGGCCTGCTGTAA